The genomic segment GGCGCTGGTGCCGTGACCGATGCGTTCGGCCCGCAGCTCGGTGAGCGCGTCCCAGATCGTCCGGGGCCCGGTCGTCTCGCCCGCGTGCGGGACGGAGTGCAGTCCCTCCGCGATCGCGCGGTCGAAGTAGGGCTTGAACGGCGGGCGCTCCACACCGATCTCGGGGCCGCCGAGACCGAACGAGACCAGGCCCTCGGGGCGCAGGTCCAGGGCGAGCCGGGTGGTCTCCGCGGCCGCCTCGGCACCTGCCTCGCCGGGAATGTCGAAGCACCAGCGCAGCACCACCCCCAGCTCGCTCTCGGCCGCTCTGCGGGCGTCCTCGATGGCCTCCATGAACCCCTGCTCCGGGATGCCGCGCCGGGTCGAGCTGAACGGGGTGACGGTCAGCTCCGCGTACCGGATGTTCTGCCTGGCCATGTCCCGGGCGATCTCGAAGGTCAGCAGCCGGACGTCCTCCGGGGTGCGGATCAGGTCCACGACGGAGAGGTAGACCTCGATGAAGTGCGCGAAGTCCGTGAACGAGAAGTAGTCGACCAGTGCCTCGGGGTCGGTCGGGACCTTGGAGTCGGGGTGGTGCCCGGCGAGCGTCGAGACGATACGGGGGGATGCGGAGCCGACGTGGTGGACATGGAGCTCGGCCTTGGGCAGCCCTGCGATGAAGGGGTGCAGAGCGGTCATCGGTTTCCTCCGTGGGTGATCCTGTCCGGCCGCTGGGCAGGCCGGTGGCACCGATCATCGTAGGCATGGGGCCGAACGGGTGAGAGCGGCCCGTAGCATGACGGGACCACGATGGGGGAGGCCCATGTCAGACAACACAGAACAGCCTGGAGGCGGGGCCGCGCCACGCGATCCATGGGCCGCGCCGGACAGCAGGGTCTCGCTGGGGAAGCCCGGTGGCGGCACCGGACAGGCATCGGGGGAACCGCGCCGGCCGGCCGTGCACGACCAGCCGACGGTCACGTCGATGCCGGGCGCCGGGCCGGAGCAGGCCCAGTCGCCGACGGCACCCGTGCCCCCGCACTTCGGCTCCGCGCACGACCCCATACCGGGCGCGGGCCAGGCGCCCGGTGCGAATCCCTGGCAGCAGCCGGGCGCGGCGCAGTCCGGTACGTTCACGGGCGCCGTCGACGGCTCGCCGCCCGGAGCCGGCGCGGGGGCGAACCCGTGGCAGTACCCGGGGAGCACGTCGGACGCGTCGGGGGCGATGCCCGGATACGTACCGCCGCCGCCGACCGCGCCGAACGGCCTCGGTCCGACGGCCCCGCCGGGCGGCCAGTACGGCTACCCGGCGGCGCCGGCCTCGACGTACGGCTATCCGGGATATCCCGGATACGGCCAGAACCAGTGGGGGCCCGCGCCCGCGAACGGGATGGGCACCGCAGCCCTGGTGCTCGGCATCATCTCGGTCGTCGGATTCTGTCTGTGGGGTCTCGGCATCGTCCTCGGTGTCCTGGCGCTGGTCTTCGGTCTCCTCGGCCGTGGCCGCGCGAAGCGGGGCGAGGCGAACAACGGCGGCATGGCGATCGCCGGGGTCGTCCTCGGCGCGGTCGGCATCGCGGTCAGTGCGACGTTCCTGGGCTTCATGATCTGGGCGATCTCCCAGGGGGAGTCCTTCGAGGACGAGGACACGTACCCGTACGACGACTCGTACGCCACCACGCTGGTCATCGACGCCCCCCGCTGATCCGCCGTCGGGCACGGCACCGCACGTTCTCCGCCCGTGGGGCGCGGGCGCTCCCGGGGGAGCACCGCGACCTGCGGGCGCGGACGTGCCACGCGGGTCCGCGTCACCACCGGAGGCGGGCCGACGCACCCCGGCGGCCTGAATCCCTGTGTCTCCGAGTCCTTGAGGCCGCCGACTTCCGGGGCTGGTGCCCTCACCCCGCCCATAGTTCCTCACGGGCCGTCATCAGCGCGAAACCCAGCAGGTTCGGACCACGCCAGTCGGCCGGGCGCTCGGCCCGGGGGCCGTCCACGGCCAGACCTATGCCCCATGTCCGGTCCACCGGGCCGGCCTCGACCAGCACCCGCTCCCCGGTGTTCAGCAAGAACGTCCGCAGCTCCGGATCGCTGTCGAACTTCCGCACATTGCCCGCCACCACCAGCCCGAACCGCTCACGCGCCCAGACGGCCTCGTCGAAATCACGGACCAGTCCGCCCGCCTTCTTCGCGGCGGCCGGGCTGCTCGCGGTCAGTGCCCGGTGCTCGGCCTCCGCGTCCCCGAACAGCCGCGCCTTTCCGGCCATCATCCAGTGCTCGGCCGTCGCGTACGCCACCCCGTCGGCCGTGAAGGGTGACGGCCACCACTGGTTGAGGCAGCTCGCGCCGATCCGGCCGTCCGGGCGTGGGCGGTGCCCCCAGAACGGCAGGTACGTGACCCGTTCACCGCGTGCGGCCCTCGCCACCAGATCGTCGATGTGCTCCATGCCGCGAGTGTGGCAGCCGCCACTGACACCCCGGTACGGGGTTTTCCCGGGGTGCGGACCGCCTCGGGACGATAGTGCGGAGTGGGAGAGCGTGGCGCCGGGCTACGCGATCCCGCCGCCGGTCATGCGGCGGTCCGGCCGGGAATCCGGCGGTCGAGCGGGGAGTCCGACCTCGATGATCTTGGTGTGACCCACTTCACTACTGATCGGTAGCCGAACTCGCGTCATGAATCGGCGTCACCTCGCTCTCCCCGGTACGACGCGGTGGCAGAACGCCGCCGCGCACGGATGAAGGGCGGTGGGCCGATGGCCGGCTCGGAGGTGAAGGCGGCAGTCGACTGGCTCGTATCGGTGGCACTCGATCCAGCGGCCTGCCGGTGGGCCTGGGAACGCGACCCGGCAGGAATCGTGCTCCTTCCGGCCGGGCGGCGCTGGGACGTGCTCGTCCTGCCGGAAGGGCTGGGGCGTCCGACGCTCGATGTGCTCACCCGGTTCGCCGGGCGGCCGGGTCCCGTGCTCGGCGACGCCTCCGGTGCCCGCACGGGCTTCTTCGTGGCGCCGGGTGCGGCCGATCGCTGGGTCGGCACGGGGACGCGTGGGGTCGGGGCCGGCACCTGGATCGCGGTCCCGCATCCGGGCCGGGCGGTTGCTCCGTACCCCGGCCGGACCGCTGCCCCGCACCCCGGCCGGTCTGTCGGCCCGGCCGGCGCGGGGGTCCGCTGGCTGGTTCCGCCCGACGGTTCCGGCGCCCTCACCGACGTCGCGCGGCTGGAACTCGCGATGCACGAGGCGGCGGCCGTGACGGCTACCGGACACGGCGACCCGCACACCGGACGCCCGCGTGGGGCGGGGGAGCCGCGCCGTCCCTGGAGTGGCGGCCCTGACGGGCGGGACGAAGAGGGCCGCCTCCCCTGACGTGCTGCCAGAGGTCTTGACAACCGGATTGGTCTGGACCATGTTGTGCGCGCCACACTCAATTACCCCCCGCACGGAGGCTGTTGTGGAACGCACGGGACCCCCCGCCCGATTTTCCGGACTTCTGGCGACATTCTCGGCGACACTGCTCGCCGCAGGCTGTCTGGCCGCCATCGCACCGTCCGCCTCGGCCGCCGACGGCGAACTGGCGCGCAACGGCGGCTTCGAGGCAGGTCTCGACGGCTGGAGCTGCACGGGAGGCAGCGGCGTCGCCGTCAGCACCCCCGTCCACAGCGGCACCTCGGCGCTGAAGGCGACCCCGGCCGGCAGTGACAACGCGAAGTGCTCCCAGGCCGTGGCGGTCAAGCCGAACTCCACGTACACCCTCAGCTCCTGGGTGCAGGGCGGTTACGTCTACCTCGGCGCCGAGGGCACCGGTACCACCGACGTGTCGACCTGGACGCAGTCCGCGGGCACCTGGACGAAACTCTCCACCACGTTCAAGACCGGCGCCTCCACCTCCTCCGTGAAGGTCTACACCCACGGCTGGTACGGCACCCCCGCCTACTACGTCGACGACTTCAGCCTCGTCGGTCCCGGTGGCGACCCGGTCGCCCTGCCGGCCGTCCCCGCCGGGCTGAAGGCCGGTACGGCCACCGCGTCCACCGTGGACCTCTCCTGGTCCGCCTCCAGCGGCGCCACCGGCTACACCGTCTACCAGGGCGGCAAGAAGGTCCTCTCACCCACCGGCACCTCCACCACGGTGACGGGACTGGCCGCGTCGACCCAGTACAGCTTCCAGGTCGCCGCGACCAACGAGGCGGGCGAGTCCGCCAAGTCGGCCGCGATCACGGTCACCACCTCGACCGGCGGCGGCGGCGGTGACGGCGGTGGCTCGGGCAGCCTCCCGGCCCACGCGCTCGTCGGCTACCTCCACTCCAGCTTCGCCAACGGTTCGGGCTACACCCGCATGGCGGACGTACCCGACTCGTGGGACGTCATCGACCTCGCCTTCGGCGAGCCGACCTCCGTCACCTCCGGCGACATCCGCTTCAAGCTCTGCCCGGTCACCGAGTGCCCGAACGTCGAGTCCGAGGCCGAGTTCAAGGCGGCCATCAAGGCCAAGCAGGCCAAGGGCAAGAAGGTGCTGATCTCGATCGGCGGCCAGAACGGCCAGGTGCAGCTCAACACCACCGCCGCCCGTGACACCTTCGTCTCCTCCGTCGGCAAGATCATCGACGAGTACGGCCTGGACGGTCTGGACATCGACTTCGAGGGCCACTCGCTCTCGCTGAACACCGGTGACACCGACTTCCGCAGCCCGACCACCCCGGTCGTCGTCAACCTGATCTCCGCGGTGAAGAGCCTCAAGGCCAAGTACGGCGAGAAGTTCGTCCTCACCATGGCCCCCGAGACCTTCTTCGTGCAGCTCGGCTACCAGTACTACGGTTCGGGTCCCTGGGGCGGTCAGGACCCGCGCGCCGGGGCCTACCTCCCGGTCATCCACGCCCTGCGCAACGACCTGACCCTGCTGCACGTCCAGGACTACAACTCGGGCTCCATCATGGGTCTGGACAACCAGTACCACTCGATGGGCGGCGCCGACTTCCACATCGCGATGACCGACATGCTGCTCACCGGGTTCCCGGTGGCGGGCGACACCACCAAGGTCTTCCCGGCGCTCCGTCCCGACCAGGTCGCCATCGGCCTGCCGGCGTCCACCCAGGCGGGCAACGGCCACACCTCACCGGCCGAGGTCACCAAGACGCTCAACTGCCTGACCAAGAAGACCGACTGCGGCAGCTACCAGACCCACGGCACCTGGTCCGGACTGCGCGGCCTGATGACCTGGTCGATCAACTGGGACCGCTACAACAACTGGCAGTTCTCGAACAACTTCGACAGCTACTTCGGTAGCTGAGCCCGCCCTTCCCGGCGGGCGCGGCAGCCGAGCGGGAAGAGCAGCAGTCCACTGAGACACCAACTGCC from the Streptomyces sp. AM 4-1-1 genome contains:
- a CDS encoding adenosine deaminase — protein: MTALHPFIAGLPKAELHVHHVGSASPRIVSTLAGHHPDSKVPTDPEALVDYFSFTDFAHFIEVYLSVVDLIRTPEDVRLLTFEIARDMARQNIRYAELTVTPFSSTRRGIPEQGFMEAIEDARRAAESELGVVLRWCFDIPGEAGAEAAAETTRLALDLRPEGLVSFGLGGPEIGVERPPFKPYFDRAIAEGLHSVPHAGETTGPRTIWDALTELRAERIGHGTSAVQDRKLLAHLAEHRIPLEVCPTSNIATRAVADLDAHPVKEMVAAGVLVTINSDDPPMFGTDLNNEYAVAARLLDLDERGLADLAKNAVDASYLDPAGKRKLASEIDTYTAQWLSATGR
- a CDS encoding DUF4190 domain-containing protein; translated protein: MSDNTEQPGGGAAPRDPWAAPDSRVSLGKPGGGTGQASGEPRRPAVHDQPTVTSMPGAGPEQAQSPTAPVPPHFGSAHDPIPGAGQAPGANPWQQPGAAQSGTFTGAVDGSPPGAGAGANPWQYPGSTSDASGAMPGYVPPPPTAPNGLGPTAPPGGQYGYPAAPASTYGYPGYPGYGQNQWGPAPANGMGTAALVLGIISVVGFCLWGLGIVLGVLALVFGLLGRGRAKRGEANNGGMAIAGVVLGAVGIAVSATFLGFMIWAISQGESFEDEDTYPYDDSYATTLVIDAPR
- a CDS encoding NADAR family protein, giving the protein MEHIDDLVARAARGERVTYLPFWGHRPRPDGRIGASCLNQWWPSPFTADGVAYATAEHWMMAGKARLFGDAEAEHRALTASSPAAAKKAGGLVRDFDEAVWARERFGLVVAGNVRKFDSDPELRTFLLNTGERVLVEAGPVDRTWGIGLAVDGPRAERPADWRGPNLLGFALMTAREELWAG
- a CDS encoding glycoside hydrolase family 18 protein gives rise to the protein MERTGPPARFSGLLATFSATLLAAGCLAAIAPSASAADGELARNGGFEAGLDGWSCTGGSGVAVSTPVHSGTSALKATPAGSDNAKCSQAVAVKPNSTYTLSSWVQGGYVYLGAEGTGTTDVSTWTQSAGTWTKLSTTFKTGASTSSVKVYTHGWYGTPAYYVDDFSLVGPGGDPVALPAVPAGLKAGTATASTVDLSWSASSGATGYTVYQGGKKVLSPTGTSTTVTGLAASTQYSFQVAATNEAGESAKSAAITVTTSTGGGGGDGGGSGSLPAHALVGYLHSSFANGSGYTRMADVPDSWDVIDLAFGEPTSVTSGDIRFKLCPVTECPNVESEAEFKAAIKAKQAKGKKVLISIGGQNGQVQLNTTAARDTFVSSVGKIIDEYGLDGLDIDFEGHSLSLNTGDTDFRSPTTPVVVNLISAVKSLKAKYGEKFVLTMAPETFFVQLGYQYYGSGPWGGQDPRAGAYLPVIHALRNDLTLLHVQDYNSGSIMGLDNQYHSMGGADFHIAMTDMLLTGFPVAGDTTKVFPALRPDQVAIGLPASTQAGNGHTSPAEVTKTLNCLTKKTDCGSYQTHGTWSGLRGLMTWSINWDRYNNWQFSNNFDSYFGS